A part of Ptychodera flava strain L36383 chromosome 11, AS_Pfla_20210202, whole genome shotgun sequence genomic DNA contains:
- the LOC139143754 gene encoding leucine-rich repeat-containing protein 39-like produces the protein MESNSFTSVSYNVIQLSQLQEVVLLKSSVPTFPRMICRIQSLKRLHFGFKDLPFRVTSLPDDVLITLPLEELYLYNCNFSLFPKVIFKIKTLKVLSLVWCKISDELNNLGELSNLKQLTLSCNELTSLPESIGNLSKLEVLHANKNKLASLPAVMKKLSKLKTIDLDDNPFSKGKSMACENKSSKVKSILSQAPVAQSGQRQPGGQKQKQSALTQDATRTRLSTPTPPSSLKFPASTQQANKQPGNEDVKATANITLGGPSSSASHAKQNNLQFGKIELKQTEPRSEVRSALSSSTYQHTDASPFGKSSTSSNFATSPPMTKTQSSSLPYPIQATTPMKSVAQQRQSSFITKKSEETLPQEQKKPSEELKRQRQLLKPTQQQRQHKPVEISGSSKTTATPMPGSSSASTHQIKLTQSSSLPYPLQATTPMKPVPQEKQRISLGNLGHQQSKAVEVPRRSTTGAATSKPASGIGKYPMERKPRGQAIIINNYKFVEMKTETARNLIKKACKLC, from the exons ATGGAATCGAATTCCTTTACGTCTGTCTCCTACAATGTCATACAACTCAGCCAACTACAGGAAGTTGTCTTATTGAAGAGTAGTGTACCTACGTTTCCAAGAATGATATGTCGCATCCAAAGTTTGAAGAGATTGCACTTTGGGTTCAAGGATTTGCCATTTCGTGTCACCAGTTTACCAGATGATGTTTTGATAACACTGCCTCTTGAAGAGCTATATCTGTACAACTGTAATTTCAGCCTGTTTCCCAAGGTGATCTTCAAAATCAAGACATTGAAGGTACTGAGTCTGGTTTGGTGCAAAATTTCAGATGAGCTGAACAACCTTGGGGAACTTTCAAATCTCAAACAACTCACCCTGTCTTGCAATGAGCTAACCTCACTTCCTGAAAGTATCGGCAATCTTTCCAAACTCGAAGTACTTCATGCAAACAAGAACAAGTTGGCGAGTTTACCGGCCGTGATGAAGAAGCTGTCGAAATTGAAGACCATCGATTTAGACGACAATCCTTTCAGTAAAGGGAAGTCTATGGCATGTGAAAACAAATCATCGAAAGTCAAGAGCATTCTAAGTCAAGCTCCAGTCGCACAAAGTGGACAAAGACAACCTGGTGGACAAAAGCAAAAGCAAAGTGCTTTAACGCAAGATGCAACGAGAACACGTTTGTCAACTCCGACACCTCCGAGTTCTCTGAAATTTCCCGCTTCAACACAACAAGCCAATAAACAGCCGGGAAACGAAGATGTCAAGGCAACTGCAAACATCACACTCGGGGGCCCTTCATCATCGGCCtctcatgcaaaacaaaacaatttgcaGTTTGGGAAGATTGAGTTGAAGCAAACAGAACCACGGTCGGAAGTACGGTCGGCACTATCATCATCCACATATCAACACACCGACGCATCGCCATTTGGTAAAAGCTCGACGTCATCGAATTTTGCGACATCGCCCCCAATGACGAAGACACAATCTTCAAGTTTACCATATCCTATTCAGGCGACAACGCCGATGAAATCTGTTGCTCAACAGAGACAAAGCAGCTTCATAACGAAGAAATCCGAGGAAACACTACCGCAAGAACAGAAAAAACCTTCTGAAGAATTGAAACGTCAGCGTCAGCTACTGAAACCAACACAACAACAGCGCCAACACAAACCAGTGGAAATTTCAGGGTCATCGAAGACTACAGCAACACCAATGCCCGGCAGTTCTTCGGCATCCACACATCAAATTAAACTGACGCAATCTTCAAGCTTGCCTTATCCTCTTCAAGCAACAACGCCAATGAAGCCAGTCCCTCAAGAGAAGCAACGGATATCCTTGGGAAACCTGGGGCATCAACAGAGCAAGGCAGTCGAAGTTCCAAGGAGATCAACAACTGGAGCAGCAACATCAAAACCAGCGTCTGGTATCGGGAAATATCCCATGGAAAGAAAACCTCGTGGACAAGCAATTATCATCAATAACTACAAGTTTGTGGAAATGAAAACAGAGACGGCACGCAATTTGATAAAG aaagcctgCAAGCTCTGCTGA